The following are from one region of the Cloacibacterium normanense genome:
- a CDS encoding glycosyltransferase produces the protein MKIVYCLNSIKGIGGIQRVTVVKANALAEIEGNEVFVVVTDNQQNVQCETLSEKVNFIHLEVNYYEDDWIPGIKTKFSQFRKKRKHKKELKKVLNSIRPDVVISVGQSEKFICRKGFVTTSKPIYIRELHFVTHYRNILAKTFIEKIKAKIQNDLDFGFFCKFFYDAVIPLTPKDLETNWKNFQNVWFVPNPITTNLHVSEEERKTQLNNKEKKIVGIGRLTFIKNFKSLINSFSRIAKEFPDWSLEIYGDGEDHQMLQNLIEEKKLKNQVFLKGFTNDVDGILNNSSILALTSIMEGFPLVMFEAMSHGNAVVSYDCDFGPSFIIDNHENGFLVENGNEEDFAKKLTLLMQDEILLKSFAKSSIEKSFKYTPEIISHQWMRLFKEIRLKK, from the coding sequence ATGAAGATTGTTTATTGTTTAAATAGTATTAAAGGAATAGGGGGAATCCAACGGGTTACGGTGGTTAAAGCAAATGCTTTAGCTGAAATAGAGGGGAATGAAGTATTTGTAGTAGTAACAGATAATCAGCAAAATGTACAATGTGAAACGCTTTCAGAAAAAGTAAACTTTATACATTTAGAAGTAAATTACTATGAAGATGATTGGATTCCTGGCATAAAAACAAAATTTTCACAATTCAGAAAAAAGAGAAAGCATAAAAAGGAATTAAAGAAAGTACTCAATAGTATTCGACCAGATGTGGTTATTTCTGTTGGCCAATCAGAAAAATTTATATGTAGAAAAGGTTTTGTAACCACGTCTAAACCTATTTATATAAGAGAACTACATTTTGTGACGCATTATAGAAATATTTTGGCGAAAACATTTATAGAAAAGATAAAAGCGAAAATTCAAAACGATTTAGATTTTGGATTTTTTTGTAAATTCTTTTATGATGCAGTTATTCCTCTTACGCCAAAAGATTTAGAAACGAATTGGAAGAATTTTCAGAATGTCTGGTTTGTTCCCAATCCTATAACCACCAATTTACACGTAAGCGAAGAAGAGAGAAAAACCCAATTAAATAATAAAGAAAAAAAGATTGTTGGGATAGGAAGGCTTACTTTTATTAAAAACTTTAAAAGCTTAATTAACTCCTTTTCAAGAATTGCCAAAGAATTTCCAGATTGGAGTTTAGAAATTTATGGAGATGGAGAAGATCATCAAATGTTGCAAAATTTAATAGAAGAAAAAAAATTGAAAAACCAAGTTTTTTTAAAAGGATTTACCAATGATGTGGATGGTATTTTAAATAATTCTTCTATTTTGGCGCTCACTTCTATTATGGAAGGTTTTCCGTTAGTGATGTTTGAAGCAATGTCACATGGAAATGCTGTTGTATCTTATGATTGTGATTTCGGCCCCTCATTTATAATAGACAATCATGAAAATGGATTTTTAGTAGAAAATGGTAATGAGGAAGATTTTGCAAAGAAATTAACCTTATTAATGCAAGATGAGATTCTACTGAAATCATTTGCAAAATCTTCAATAGAAAAAAGTTTTAAATACACTCCTGAAATAATATCCCATCAATGGATGCGTTTATTTAAAGAAATAAGATTAAAAAAATAG
- a CDS encoding EpsG family protein, translating into MIITSYSFLQSNVKKIDDVDTVKMMTFLGYFLLITVLLYMGTRPISFVFGDMINYADGFQKLQLSPNVEIGKDYIFWYFTKLCAQIIDAREYFFLIAVIYILPNYFFVKKYFNEYWYIPLLMIFGSFSFWTYGTNGLRNGMATSVFIGALCLYDRNKWLMYGLMALSYGIHNSLMIPIGAFIVSGLYKNPKIYLYIWLAAIPLSIVGGSAWENFFGSLGIGDERVNNYMTGSVDAGTTFSSTGFRWDFVVYSGFAVFAGYYYIIKRGFQDKFYTHLWGTYMIANAFWILVIRANFSNRFAYLSWFLMAVVIAYPIFKVKFWKEHYKMVGRIFFAYYLFTYIMFLRS; encoded by the coding sequence ATGATCATTACAAGCTATTCTTTTCTACAATCCAATGTAAAAAAAATAGACGATGTAGATACTGTAAAAATGATGACTTTCTTGGGTTATTTTTTGCTGATTACGGTACTCTTATACATGGGAACTCGCCCTATCTCTTTCGTTTTTGGAGACATGATTAATTATGCGGATGGATTTCAGAAATTACAATTAAGCCCCAATGTAGAGATTGGGAAAGATTATATTTTTTGGTATTTTACCAAGCTTTGTGCACAGATTATTGATGCACGAGAATATTTCTTCTTAATCGCAGTAATCTATATTCTACCGAATTATTTTTTTGTGAAAAAATATTTTAATGAATACTGGTACATTCCCTTGCTCATGATTTTTGGTTCCTTCTCTTTTTGGACCTATGGAACCAATGGATTAAGAAATGGCATGGCAACTTCAGTTTTCATAGGGGCGCTATGTTTGTATGACAGGAATAAATGGCTCATGTACGGATTGATGGCGTTATCTTATGGGATTCACAATTCTTTAATGATTCCGATTGGGGCTTTTATCGTTTCTGGCTTGTACAAAAATCCTAAAATCTATTTATACATTTGGCTTGCCGCAATTCCTCTATCTATTGTGGGAGGAAGTGCCTGGGAAAATTTCTTTGGTTCATTGGGAATCGGAGATGAGAGGGTAAATAATTACATGACGGGTTCAGTAGACGCTGGGACAACTTTCTCTTCCACAGGGTTTCGTTGGGATTTTGTGGTGTACTCTGGTTTTGCAGTTTTTGCGGGATATTATTACATCATCAAGAGAGGGTTTCAAGATAAATTTTACACGCATCTTTGGGGAACCTACATGATTGCCAATGCGTTTTGGATTTTAGTAATTAGAGCCAATTTCTCGAATAGATTTGCCTATTTGTCTTGGTTTCTCATGGCAGTAGTCATTGCATATCCCATTTTTAAAGTGAAATTTTGGAAAGAACATTATAAAATGGTAGGCAGAATTTTCTTTGCCTATTATTTATTCACCTATATCATGTTTTTAAGAAGTTAA
- a CDS encoding serine acetyltransferase has product MRNLFYFFGQLLCIPHVLLFLFSEEKEVITKDLYARKNFNASKWHQVWDLSKELWLNRYFRTLFYHRTQGLFSKILRIFYPKASTFIIDVNTKIGGGLQLAHPYATILNAEKIGEKVYVNHLVTVGEKNGKRPIIEDGVELHANCIVIGGITIGKNAKIGAGAVVTKDVPENAIAVGNPAKIILK; this is encoded by the coding sequence ATGAGAAATTTATTCTATTTTTTCGGACAATTGTTGTGTATTCCGCATGTCTTGTTGTTTCTTTTTTCTGAGGAAAAAGAAGTCATTACCAAAGATTTATATGCGAGAAAAAATTTTAATGCTTCCAAGTGGCATCAAGTATGGGACTTGTCAAAAGAGTTGTGGCTGAATAGATATTTCAGAACGCTCTTCTACCACAGAACACAAGGCCTTTTTTCTAAAATATTGAGAATTTTCTATCCTAAAGCATCTACTTTTATCATCGATGTCAATACCAAAATTGGAGGAGGTCTGCAACTCGCACATCCTTATGCCACAATTTTAAACGCCGAAAAAATTGGCGAAAAGGTATATGTCAATCACTTGGTAACCGTTGGCGAAAAAAATGGCAAAAGACCAATCATTGAAGATGGGGTAGAACTTCATGCCAACTGCATCGTAATCGGTGGAATTACCATCGGTAAAAATGCGAAAATAGGAGCAGGAGCTGTGGTGACCAAAGATGTTCCCGAAAATGCCATCGCTGTAGGAAATCCCGCTAAAATCATTTTGAAATAG
- a CDS encoding glycosyltransferase, protein MKIFILIDQLHTHGGIEKLVAEKANYWSDVFGFDVKIISTEQENKPYVYKLLQKVTFRDLAVNYHRGISFFHPKNLGKLTKNFFQIQKLVKQEQPDVILVASHIPMTYLLPLMKTKAKIIKEFHYSKYNQPDNFKENLFNFIEGKYDALVVLSQEEASFYKTKNTVVIPNPVKIPDFKINTIADRENRAVAVLRIAPVKQLEKMMNVWGKFSEKNPDWQLYIYGATEGEYFEKIQQLVQERKLENTIIFKGKTNEVYTELNKAKIFLMTSEQECFPMVILEANACGVPVLSFDCPTGPRNIIHHQEDGVLVPHNDEEEMLQMLEFLAQNSTKIQRLSEGAVQNAKNYELQKVMNLWKSLIFDH, encoded by the coding sequence ATGAAAATTTTTATTTTAATAGACCAACTACATACGCACGGAGGAATAGAAAAATTAGTGGCAGAAAAAGCCAACTATTGGAGCGATGTTTTTGGTTTTGATGTAAAAATCATCAGTACAGAACAAGAGAACAAACCATACGTATATAAACTTTTACAAAAGGTAACCTTTCGAGACCTTGCCGTCAACTATCACCGTGGAATCAGCTTTTTTCATCCCAAAAATTTGGGAAAATTGACAAAAAACTTCTTCCAAATTCAGAAGTTAGTAAAGCAAGAACAACCAGACGTGATTTTGGTAGCGTCTCACATTCCCATGACTTATCTTTTGCCTTTGATGAAAACAAAAGCAAAAATCATCAAAGAATTTCACTATTCCAAATACAATCAACCTGATAATTTTAAAGAAAACCTGTTCAATTTCATTGAAGGGAAATATGATGCCTTAGTGGTATTAAGCCAAGAGGAAGCGAGTTTTTATAAAACCAAAAATACAGTAGTCATTCCCAATCCTGTAAAAATTCCAGATTTTAAAATCAATACCATTGCCGATAGAGAAAATAGGGCAGTGGCAGTTTTGCGCATAGCGCCAGTAAAGCAGTTAGAGAAAATGATGAATGTTTGGGGGAAATTTTCAGAGAAAAATCCAGATTGGCAATTGTATATCTATGGCGCAACCGAAGGAGAATATTTTGAGAAAATTCAACAATTAGTACAAGAAAGAAAACTAGAAAATACCATTATTTTCAAAGGAAAAACCAATGAGGTTTACACAGAGCTCAATAAAGCCAAAATTTTTCTGATGACTTCTGAACAAGAATGTTTCCCGATGGTCATTTTAGAAGCGAATGCTTGTGGCGTTCCTGTACTGTCTTTTGATTGTCCTACAGGTCCTAGAAATATCATTCATCATCAGGAAGATGGGGTTTTAGTTCCCCATAATGACGAAGAAGAAATGCTGCAAATGCTGGAATTTTTAGCCCAAAATTCCACAAAAATTCAGCGTTTATCTGAGGGTGCAGTACAAAATGCTAAAAATTATGAACTCCAAAAAGTGATGAATCTTTGGAAAAGTCTTATTTTTGATCATTGA